One stretch of Micromonospora echinospora DNA includes these proteins:
- a CDS encoding FAD-binding oxidoreductase, giving the protein MAAHPLLDDLRAALGDAAVLTDPDLLAGHARDEADLCDSGIPLVVVRPRDTEDVVAVVRAAGRHGVPVVPQGARTGLAGAANAVDGAVVVSTVAMDRVREIDPVGRIAVVQPGVVNAALARAVREHGLWYPPDPGSWESSTVGGNVATNAGGMCCVKYGVTGEYVLGLEVVLASGEVLRTGRRTAKGVAGYDLTRLFVGSEGTLGVITEVTVALRPAPEESLTLVAVFPTVATAGGAVAGIAERGLTPSLLELLDRTHLRAIEAYRPMGLRTDAEALLLAAVDTGARAPDDLARLAEVCAAAGADEVYAASDATEAAALLQARRLAHPAMERFAAQTYPGGNGGLVIDDVAVPRGRLAELLDGVARIAEACQVPIGVVGHAGDGNMHPNIVVDRADPAALARGRRAFDEIMALGLELGGTCTGEHGVGLLKRDWLAREIGPVGVRVHQAIKAALDPAGLLNPGKVI; this is encoded by the coding sequence ATGGCCGCCCATCCCCTCCTCGACGACCTGCGGGCCGCGCTCGGCGACGCCGCCGTGCTGACCGATCCCGACCTGCTGGCCGGGCACGCGCGCGACGAGGCCGACCTGTGCGACTCGGGCATCCCGCTGGTGGTGGTCCGGCCCCGCGACACCGAGGACGTGGTGGCGGTGGTCCGGGCGGCCGGGCGGCACGGCGTACCCGTGGTGCCGCAGGGGGCGCGGACCGGGCTGGCCGGCGCGGCGAACGCGGTGGACGGCGCGGTGGTGGTGAGCACCGTGGCGATGGACCGGGTCCGGGAGATCGACCCGGTCGGCCGGATCGCCGTGGTGCAGCCCGGCGTGGTCAACGCGGCGCTCGCCCGCGCGGTGCGGGAGCACGGCCTGTGGTACCCGCCGGACCCCGGCTCGTGGGAGTCGTCCACCGTCGGCGGCAACGTGGCCACGAACGCCGGTGGCATGTGCTGCGTGAAGTACGGCGTGACCGGCGAGTACGTGCTGGGCCTGGAGGTGGTGCTCGCCTCCGGCGAGGTGCTGCGCACCGGGCGGCGTACCGCGAAGGGGGTCGCCGGGTACGACCTGACCCGGCTCTTCGTCGGCTCGGAGGGCACGCTCGGCGTGATCACCGAGGTGACTGTGGCGTTGCGGCCGGCCCCGGAGGAGTCACTGACCCTGGTCGCGGTCTTCCCCACGGTGGCCACGGCCGGTGGCGCGGTCGCCGGGATCGCCGAGCGGGGTCTCACCCCGAGCCTGCTGGAACTGCTGGACCGGACCCATCTGCGCGCGATCGAGGCGTACCGGCCGATGGGTCTGCGCACTGATGCCGAGGCGCTGCTGCTGGCAGCGGTGGACACCGGCGCCCGGGCCCCCGACGACCTGGCCCGGCTCGCGGAGGTGTGCGCCGCGGCGGGCGCCGACGAGGTCTACGCGGCCAGTGACGCGACCGAGGCCGCGGCGCTGCTCCAGGCCCGGCGGCTGGCCCACCCGGCGATGGAGCGGTTCGCGGCGCAGACCTACCCCGGCGGCAACGGGGGCCTGGTCATCGACGACGTGGCGGTGCCGCGCGGCCGGCTGGCGGAACTCCTGGACGGGGTGGCCCGGATCGCCGAGGCGTGCCAGGTGCCGATCGGGGTGGTCGGTCACGCGGGCGACGGCAACATGCACCCGAACATCGTGGTCGACCGGGCCGACCCGGCCGCCCTGGCCCGGGGGCGGCGGGCCTTCGACGAGATCATGGCGCTCGGGCTGGAATTGGGCGGCACCTGCACCGGGGAACACGGCGTGGGGCTGCTCAAGCGGGACTGGCTGGCCCGCGAGATCGGCCCGGTGGGCGTACGGGTGCACCAGGCGATCAAGGCGGCGCTGGACCCGGCGGGGTTGCTCAACCCCGGCAAGGTGATCTGA